A genomic stretch from Mycobacterium sp. HUMS_12744610 includes:
- a CDS encoding cutinase family protein has protein sequence MTTPRRIACVLLPLIAALTVTLATPPHALAAKDCPAIDAVAIPGTTETSPDADPNHPVGVLGTILESVRRHIKLALSTYYTPYPATIMGGSDSGGYRGSKEAGIDNTNTHLKTVASRCPKTRFLLTGYSQGADAAGDVAAAIGNNHGAIPADKLLGVALLADPSQAPTGQPTIGLSHPGMGFAGVRTGGFGSLTQRSGILSLCAPLDYYCNLPQNDLVMRFIGHLGSALDFTDPAGSAQKLATMFMAGLIAPATAAISQILKLVADPGLIPHLIQRGIMFAKALAEQLFWLAGPQVAATASALMDTATQVINLIRDRQWTAIPALITSIATKANAVGTALNDMQRKTNTINTSGFATVGTGLATAHPDFASLTTAVLNAITIATGGIGLKSTGIFGPTFAQFSPATVISAFKHFAEFIDGNYHCNYDTTPLDSSGHTGVQLVERYFMDQLNSIV, from the coding sequence ATGACCACACCACGCCGCATCGCCTGCGTGCTCCTTCCCCTGATTGCCGCCCTCACTGTCACACTGGCGACACCCCCACACGCGCTCGCCGCAAAAGACTGCCCGGCTATCGATGCCGTAGCGATCCCCGGCACCACCGAAACCAGCCCAGACGCCGATCCGAACCACCCAGTCGGCGTCCTCGGAACGATCCTCGAATCAGTCAGACGTCACATCAAATTAGCCTTGTCGACCTACTACACGCCCTACCCAGCCACCATCATGGGCGGCTCCGACAGCGGCGGCTATCGCGGTTCTAAAGAAGCCGGAATCGACAACACCAACACCCACCTCAAAACCGTCGCCAGCCGCTGCCCGAAAACCCGTTTTCTACTCACCGGCTACAGCCAAGGTGCAGATGCGGCCGGCGATGTCGCCGCCGCCATCGGCAACAACCACGGCGCCATTCCCGCCGACAAACTCCTCGGAGTCGCACTACTCGCAGACCCCTCACAAGCCCCAACAGGACAACCGACAATCGGCCTATCCCACCCCGGGATGGGCTTCGCAGGAGTCCGCACCGGCGGCTTCGGATCCCTCACCCAGCGCAGCGGCATTCTGTCGCTGTGCGCACCCCTTGACTACTACTGCAACCTTCCACAGAACGACCTTGTCATGCGGTTCATCGGACACCTCGGCTCCGCACTCGACTTCACCGACCCCGCCGGTTCCGCGCAAAAGCTCGCCACCATGTTCATGGCCGGACTCATAGCACCCGCCACCGCCGCAATCAGTCAGATACTCAAACTCGTCGCCGACCCCGGCCTAATTCCACACCTCATCCAACGCGGCATCATGTTCGCAAAAGCACTCGCAGAACAACTCTTCTGGCTCGCCGGCCCACAGGTCGCCGCCACCGCCAGCGCACTCATGGACACCGCAACCCAAGTCATCAACCTCATCCGTGACCGCCAATGGACCGCCATACCCGCCCTCATCACATCCATCGCCACCAAAGCCAACGCCGTCGGCACCGCCCTCAACGACATGCAGCGCAAAACCAACACCATCAACACCAGCGGCTTCGCAACCGTCGGCACAGGCCTGGCCACCGCCCACCCAGACTTCGCCAGCCTCACCACCGCAGTCCTCAACGCCATCACCATCGCCACCGGCGGCATCGGCCTGAAATCCACCGGAATCTTCGGCCCCACATTCGCCCAATTCAGCCCCGCCACCGTCATCTCAGCCTTCAAACACTTCGCCGAATTCATCGACGGCAACTACCACTGCAACTACGACACCACACCCCTCGACAGCTCCGGACACACCGGCGTCCAGCTCGTCGAGCGCTACTTCATGGACCAGCTCAACTCGATCGTTTGA